One window of Methanomassiliicoccales archaeon genomic DNA carries:
- a CDS encoding DUF3303 domain-containing protein — MKFLAFWKLGKNITSSKLGKVAAEIMKKEAFPTKGVEVHEWLVCPGGKGVILMEANNEADIFRAYTIWADAIPGFFDEYEVLPAVEVADAVSIALE, encoded by the coding sequence TTGAAATTCTTGGCGTTTTGGAAACTTGGAAAGAATATTACTTCATCAAAGCTCGGGAAAGTCGCCGCTGAAATAATGAAAAAAGAAGCGTTCCCAACCAAAGGCGTTGAAGTGCATGAGTGGCTAGTGTGTCCCGGAGGTAAGGGCGTTATATTAATGGAAGCAAATAACGAAGCCGACATTTTCAGAGCTTATACCATATGGGCCGATGCTATACCCGGCTTCTTCGATGAATACGAAGTATTGCCAGCAGTTGAAGTAGCTGATGCCGTCTCGATCGCATTAGAGTAG
- a CDS encoding DUF3303 domain-containing protein, with protein sequence MLFVNTWQLNRNLKPSVIGKVAAELIEKEKLPSKGYETLQWLVCPGGFGVSIIEAESEAIVFDVYSVWANAMPGLFESYNVMPAVEASEAISIAMKD encoded by the coding sequence GTGCTCTTTGTGAACACATGGCAATTGAATAGGAACTTGAAACCGTCAGTTATTGGCAAGGTCGCTGCTGAACTCATAGAGAAAGAGAAACTGCCATCCAAGGGCTACGAAACACTGCAATGGCTGGTCTGTCCCGGCGGCTTCGGCGTTTCCATAATCGAGGCCGAGAGCGAGGCCATTGTTTTTGATGTCTATTCCGTCTGGGCAAACGCGATGCCGGGATTATTCGAAAGCTACAATGTTATGCCTGCGGTGGAAGCCTCAGAGGCCATTTCCATTGCAATGAAGGATTGA